In the Juglans microcarpa x Juglans regia isolate MS1-56 chromosome 6D, Jm3101_v1.0, whole genome shotgun sequence genome, one interval contains:
- the LOC121236090 gene encoding uncharacterized protein LOC121236090 isoform X1, with translation MGSARSKPSSGSAMTSSSTSSSSSSGTVRRARSGRRVFQSSCLGTPSESRNRGNVDHQVCNFGRKENAEGMGPCLNRAETNSDEIKTVSYRKVKVDEPNELPCLSSNIDLDELGQASITDMASRTGSSSTRASSTQSLNPSSRFLSRFSFIPGNASFRLSRATSLGSSRSYPVSSSTLSILNDEDELHLRAGPASRFVSGTETRQGSHLLPASLIDETSTQCYEEATGSLMLDCPAPGVSENLRENQMASCIHNVANDGDGTRNGVEVNLYSPRIHNETESFKTRNSDRRIGAREPVERNFHFSRTLSVGRLRDRVLRRSSLSDLTFCPLQLEREVRDSNQGSGRSALEGETRELVSESDAVTTLTTSGTSSSLFSIQDHELETSQPGEGRYHDLLEHRSNFLERRRRIRSQVRALQRLGSRFENLSGHERSCILSGQHRTGRCTCRIGNRDANVNDDGSARASISRIVMLAEALFEVLDEIHQQSVVLSSRPSVSSIGSIPAPNEVVESLPVKLYSKLKNHQNEEVAQCYICLVEYEEGDSLRILPCHHEYHRTCIDKWLKEIHRVCPLCRGDIC, from the exons GTGTGTAATTTTGGGAGGAAAGAAAATGCTGAGGGTATGGGTCCATGTTTAAATCGAGCCGAAACgaattcagatgagataaaaactGTTTCTTACCGAAAGGTTAAAGTTGATGAACCAAATGAACTGCCTTGTCTATCTTCTAATATTGATCTTGATGAATTGGGGCAAGCAAGCATTACTGATATGGCATCCAGAACTGGTAGCAGCTCTACCCGAGCTTCGTCTACTCAATCCTTGAACCCTTCAAGTCGTTTCCTTTCTCGCTTTAGTTTTATCCCTGGTAATGCAAGCTTCAGACTCAGCAGAGCAACCAGTTTAGGGTCATCAAGGTCTTATCCTGTTTCTTCCTCAACTCTATCAATATTGAATGATGAAGACGAGCTTCATCTACGAGCAGGACCTGCTAGCAGGTTTGTTTCTGGAACAGAAACTCGACAAGGTAGTCACTTGCTTCCTGCATCACTGATTGATGAAACATCCACACAATGTTATGAAGAGGCTACTGGTAGTTTGATGTTAGATTGTCCAGCACCTGGTGTTTCTGAAAATTTGCGAGAGAATCAGATGGCTTCTTGTATCCACAATGTGGCCAATGATGGTGACGGTACAAGAAATGGGGTTGAAGTTAACTTGTATTCACCAAGAATTCATAATGAAACTGAGAGTTTTAAGACTAGAAATTCTGATAGGCGGATTGGAGCTCGTGAGCCAGTTGAACGGAATTTTCACTTCAGTCGGACACTTAGTGTTGGAAGACTTCGTGACAGGGTTCTTCGTCGATCATCATTGTCTGACTTAACATTTTGTCCATTGCAACTAGAGAGAGAAGTGAGGGATTCTAATCAGGGCAGTGGTAGATCGGCCTTGGAGGGTGAGACTAGGGAATTGGTATCTGAAAGTGATGCCGTAACAACTCTAACTACCTCCGGTACATCTAGCTCTTTATTCAGCATCCAAGATCATGAGTTGGAAACTTCACAGCCAGGAGAAGGCAGGTACCATGATCTACTTGAGCATAGATCAAATTTCCTTGAACGGAGAAGAAGAATACGATCTCAG GTTCGTGCTCTTCAGCGATTGGGGAGTCGTTTTGAGAACCTGTCTGGACATGAGAGGTCTTGTATTTTATCTGGTCAACATAGAACAGGTCGTTGTACATGTCGGATTGGTAACCGTGACGCCAATGTAAATGATGATGGAAGTGCTAGAGCTAGCATATCAAGAATTGTTATGTTAGCTGAGGCTTTATTTGAG GTTCTGGATGAAATTCACCAGCAATCTGTGGTTTTATCTTCCCGGCCTTCTGTATCTTCAATTGGATCTATCCCCGCACCTAATGAAGTTGTAGAGTCTTTGCCTGTCAAATTATACTCCAAGTTGAAAAACCATCAGAACGAGGAGGTTGCCCA ATGTTATATATGCCTTGTGGAATATGAGGAAGGAGACAGCTTGCGGATATTGCCTTGCCACCATGAATACCATAGGACATGTATAGACAAGTGGCTGAAGGAGATCCACAG GGTATGCCCTCTTTGTCGGGGTGACATCTGCTGA